From the genome of Desmodus rotundus isolate HL8 chromosome 2, HLdesRot8A.1, whole genome shotgun sequence, one region includes:
- the CREB1 gene encoding cyclic AMP-responsive element-binding protein 1 isoform X1, with the protein MTMESGAENQQSGDAAVTEAENQQMTVQAQPQIATLAQVSMPAAHATSSAPTVTLVQLPNGQTVQVHGVIQAAQPSVIQSPQVQTVQSSCKDLKRLFSGTQISTIAESEDSQESVDSVTDSQKRREILSRRPSYRKILNDLSSDAPGVPRIEEEKSEEETSAPAITTVTVPTPIYQTSSGQYIAITQGGAIQLANNGTDGVQGLQTLTMTNAAATQPGTTILQYAQTTDGQQILVPSNQVVVQAASGDVQTYQIRTAPTSTIAPGVVMASSPALPTQPAEEAARKREVRLMKNREAARECRRKKKEYVKCLENRVAVLENQNKTLIEELKALKDLYCHKSD; encoded by the exons ATGACCATGGAATCTGGAGCAGAGAACCAGCAGAGTGGAGATGCAGCTGTAACAGAAGCTGAAAACCAGCAAATGACAGTTCAAGCCCAGCCACAGATTGCCACATTAGCCCAG GTATCTATGCCAGCAGCTCATGCAACATCATCTGCTCCCACCGTAACATTAGTACAGCTGCCCAATGGGCAGACAGTTCAAGTCCATGGAGTTATTCAGGCGGCCCAGCCATCAGTTATTCAGTCTCCACAAGTCCAGACAGTTCAG TCTTCCTGTAAGGACTTAAAAAGACTTTTCTCCGGAACTCAG atTTCAACTATTGCAGAAAGTGAAGATTCACAGGAGTCAGTGGATAGTGTAACTGATTcccaaaaaagaagagaaattctTTCAAGGAGGCCTTCTTACAG GAAAATCTTGAATGATTTATCTTCTGATGCACCAGGAGTGCCAAGGATTGAAGAAGAGAAGTCTGAAGAGGAGACTTCAGCGCCTGCCATCACCACTGTAACGGTGCCAACTCCGATTTACCAAACGAGCAGCGGACAGTACA TTGCCATTACCCAGGGAGGAGCAATACAACTGGCTAACAATGGTACCGATGGGGTACAGGGCCTGCAAACATTAACTATGACCAATGCAGCCGCCACTCAGCCGGGTACTACCATTCTACAGTATGCACAGACCACTGATGGACAGCAGATCTTAGTGCCCAGCAACCAAGTTGTTGTTCAAG ctgCCTCTGGAGATGTACAAACATACCAGATCCGCACAGCACCCACAAGCACCATTGCCCCTGGCGTGGTTATGGCGTCCTCCCCAGCGCTTCCTACACAGCCTGCTGAAGAAGCCGCGCGGAAGAGAGAGGTGCGCCTCATGAAGAATAG GGAAGCAGCACGAGAGTGtcgcagaaagaagaaagaatatgtgAAATGTTTAGAAAACAGAGTGGCAGTACttgaaaaccaaaacaagacACTGATTGAGGAGCTAAAAGCACTTAAGGACCTTTACTGCCACAAATCAGATTAG
- the CREB1 gene encoding cyclic AMP-responsive element-binding protein 1 isoform X2, with protein MTMESGAENQQSGDAAVTEAENQQMTVQAQPQIATLAQVSMPAAHATSSAPTVTLVQLPNGQTVQVHGVIQAAQPSVIQSPQVQTVQISTIAESEDSQESVDSVTDSQKRREILSRRPSYRKILNDLSSDAPGVPRIEEEKSEEETSAPAITTVTVPTPIYQTSSGQYIAITQGGAIQLANNGTDGVQGLQTLTMTNAAATQPGTTILQYAQTTDGQQILVPSNQVVVQAASGDVQTYQIRTAPTSTIAPGVVMASSPALPTQPAEEAARKREVRLMKNREAARECRRKKKEYVKCLENRVAVLENQNKTLIEELKALKDLYCHKSD; from the exons ATGACCATGGAATCTGGAGCAGAGAACCAGCAGAGTGGAGATGCAGCTGTAACAGAAGCTGAAAACCAGCAAATGACAGTTCAAGCCCAGCCACAGATTGCCACATTAGCCCAG GTATCTATGCCAGCAGCTCATGCAACATCATCTGCTCCCACCGTAACATTAGTACAGCTGCCCAATGGGCAGACAGTTCAAGTCCATGGAGTTATTCAGGCGGCCCAGCCATCAGTTATTCAGTCTCCACAAGTCCAGACAGTTCAG atTTCAACTATTGCAGAAAGTGAAGATTCACAGGAGTCAGTGGATAGTGTAACTGATTcccaaaaaagaagagaaattctTTCAAGGAGGCCTTCTTACAG GAAAATCTTGAATGATTTATCTTCTGATGCACCAGGAGTGCCAAGGATTGAAGAAGAGAAGTCTGAAGAGGAGACTTCAGCGCCTGCCATCACCACTGTAACGGTGCCAACTCCGATTTACCAAACGAGCAGCGGACAGTACA TTGCCATTACCCAGGGAGGAGCAATACAACTGGCTAACAATGGTACCGATGGGGTACAGGGCCTGCAAACATTAACTATGACCAATGCAGCCGCCACTCAGCCGGGTACTACCATTCTACAGTATGCACAGACCACTGATGGACAGCAGATCTTAGTGCCCAGCAACCAAGTTGTTGTTCAAG ctgCCTCTGGAGATGTACAAACATACCAGATCCGCACAGCACCCACAAGCACCATTGCCCCTGGCGTGGTTATGGCGTCCTCCCCAGCGCTTCCTACACAGCCTGCTGAAGAAGCCGCGCGGAAGAGAGAGGTGCGCCTCATGAAGAATAG GGAAGCAGCACGAGAGTGtcgcagaaagaagaaagaatatgtgAAATGTTTAGAAAACAGAGTGGCAGTACttgaaaaccaaaacaagacACTGATTGAGGAGCTAAAAGCACTTAAGGACCTTTACTGCCACAAATCAGATTAG
- the CREB1 gene encoding cyclic AMP-responsive element-binding protein 1 isoform X3: protein MCQISTIAESEDSQESVDSVTDSQKRREILSRRPSYRKILNDLSSDAPGVPRIEEEKSEEETSAPAITTVTVPTPIYQTSSGQYIAITQGGAIQLANNGTDGVQGLQTLTMTNAAATQPGTTILQYAQTTDGQQILVPSNQVVVQAASGDVQTYQIRTAPTSTIAPGVVMASSPALPTQPAEEAARKREVRLMKNREAARECRRKKKEYVKCLENRVAVLENQNKTLIEELKALKDLYCHKSD from the exons atgtgtcag atTTCAACTATTGCAGAAAGTGAAGATTCACAGGAGTCAGTGGATAGTGTAACTGATTcccaaaaaagaagagaaattctTTCAAGGAGGCCTTCTTACAG GAAAATCTTGAATGATTTATCTTCTGATGCACCAGGAGTGCCAAGGATTGAAGAAGAGAAGTCTGAAGAGGAGACTTCAGCGCCTGCCATCACCACTGTAACGGTGCCAACTCCGATTTACCAAACGAGCAGCGGACAGTACA TTGCCATTACCCAGGGAGGAGCAATACAACTGGCTAACAATGGTACCGATGGGGTACAGGGCCTGCAAACATTAACTATGACCAATGCAGCCGCCACTCAGCCGGGTACTACCATTCTACAGTATGCACAGACCACTGATGGACAGCAGATCTTAGTGCCCAGCAACCAAGTTGTTGTTCAAG ctgCCTCTGGAGATGTACAAACATACCAGATCCGCACAGCACCCACAAGCACCATTGCCCCTGGCGTGGTTATGGCGTCCTCCCCAGCGCTTCCTACACAGCCTGCTGAAGAAGCCGCGCGGAAGAGAGAGGTGCGCCTCATGAAGAATAG GGAAGCAGCACGAGAGTGtcgcagaaagaagaaagaatatgtgAAATGTTTAGAAAACAGAGTGGCAGTACttgaaaaccaaaacaagacACTGATTGAGGAGCTAAAAGCACTTAAGGACCTTTACTGCCACAAATCAGATTAG